The genomic stretch ACACGGTACAGCCTGGGGGAGAGACAGCCACAGTGGGACGTGGGGCAGTGCCTGCCCCACGCATCCCCCCAGGCCCTGGCCCCAGGGGTACCTGGTGACATATTGGGTGTCCTCGACGGTGAAGAAGCCACTGGCCGTGCCACCCTCGATGTAGGAGATGTCATTGTCGAAGACCTGGAGGCAGGAAGGGGATGAGGGTGggagaagcagggctgggggctgtgggggggtggaggggtcaGCCTCACCTGGAGGAACTCATCGCTCTCATCCCCCATCTCCTCCCGGATGCTGCGGCACTCAGCTCCCAGGTAGTTGCGGAGGTTGACGGCGTGGATAGCGGAGCAGGCCTTCTTGTCCAGCGTGGCCTCCTGCCCGATCCAGTAGTAGATCTCCCAGTTGAGGGAGCCGTTCTCATCCAGAAAGGTCTGGGGAAGGATGGTGTGTGAGATGGAGTggctgcagccctgggctggggctgtgggggacCCTCAGTCCTCCCTGTGTACCTTGAGCACGATATAGCAGTCGGCCTCGTAGAACTTGCCATGGAAAGCCTCGTCCACCAGCGTGGGCACAAAGTTCTCAATCTGCCAGACGCAGAGGCCGGGCAGCTGCCCCACATCCTCGCTGAAGAACTCCGAGTAGTCCAGCTGTGGCTTCTCCAGGCCCTGGTCCCAGCGGCGCGTCTTCAGGTCCGGCGCCTTCGCCTCCCCGctctcctgcggggacagggacaggtcaCTAAGCTGGGGGCAACTGGGtccccggcggcacccggggtgGGCCAGGAGCACCATGGTGCTGCTTGaggcccctctcccaccccagacCCTACCTCTATCTTCTTGTTCTTCTCCTGGGCCACGTCTGACATCCCCTTCAGCACCTGCTTGGCCTGGTCGTCCTGGGCAGAGTCCTTGCGCCGGCGGAGCCGCATCTTGCGGGCCAGCGGGTCCTTGGTGCCgctccctggggacacggggatggggtgAGAGGCAGCCAGGACACCCATGACTTGTATGGGACACGCCGTGGGGCAAGGCTTgtttcccagcctctcccagggcactgcccaaggcaggggttgtcccccatgtccctgcacGTTTACCTGCTGCGGCAGCGGCAACGGTGGCCGGGGAGGCTCCGGCCAAGCGGAGCTGGTTCTGCAGGGAGAAGTCGATGTTGTACCACTCCGACGTCCGATCCACCGGCTTCGGGGGCATCACCAGGTTGGGGTTCTCGCGCACATCCAGGATCTGCCAAGGAGAGGACAGGAGACCTCACTGCTCTGAAGCACAGGCTCACAGGGACACTGAGGATGTGGGGTAGGATGGGAGACCTCTGGAGCACCCTGGGCTTCGGTGAGGTGAGAGGATGTGGAGGGAGCCCCGAATTCACCACCTGCCTGGGCTGAATCATGTGCCATGCTGCACGTACTAGCCCTGAGACCTCCTGTCCTCACGTTGCCCCATCCCACCCTACAGCCCTGGGATCCCAGGGACACACTGGAGCTGTGTTGCATCCAGCCCGAGGCAGATGGGGTGTTAGGCTCTCACCTCCACGTCCGTCAGGAAGTGGATGGCCTCTGGCAGCGTCACCAGGCGGTTCTTGTTCAGCACCAGCTTCCTCAGCTTGGAGCACCTGTGGGACATGGATATGCTGGTGAAGGACCAAGCCAGGGACATATCTTTCATGGACACTCAGAGACCCCATATTACCACACAGCCTCCATGTCCTCTCCCAAGTACAGAGCAGATCCAGCTGGGGGCTATGCCCTACCTGCACAGGCTCTCGGGGATGAGCTCCAGGTTGTTGTTGGCTGCCATGAACTCCTCAAGGTTGGTGAGCTTGCCGATACCCGAGGGGATCCCATCAAAGTCAAGCTTGTTGGAGTTCAAGTACATCTTCTTCAGCTTGGTCAGCTTGCAGATGGCCGactggggaaggaggaaatggAAGGGTAAGGGAGAACCCAGTGGCAtggaggcatgggcagggacaccgtTTACAGACAGGGACATACAGGCAAGGAGGTGAGCTCGTTGCGGGACAGGTTGAGGGTCTCCAGCTGGGTCCACTGGTCaatgcagagagacagctctgtgATCTGGTTGCTGCTGAGGTTGAGGCGccgcaggctgcccagggtgtaGAGGCACTCAGGGACACGACTGAGGTCGTTGCAGGACAGGTCCACATCTGGGGAAAGACAACGGGGTGACACCACCAGCCAGACCCACGCCAGCACTGAGAGAGCTCCTGGAGGTCCCTGTGCACCATGGGCCTGGGTGCCCTGGCCCTACCTGCCAGGTTCACCAGACTCTCGAGGCTGGTGGGCAGATTGCTTTGTGTGCGCTGGGTATTCCTGAGGTGGAGGGTCTGCAGGGCCGTCATCGCTGGGAGCTGCCTGTGGATCACGGAGAACCATGGGGCAGAGACGGCAtcagggctggagcaggcacCTGGCCCAGCCCTGGCATCGTGGAATCCAGCCTGGAAAATGGGGCCTTACCGGAGCTGTGCGTGCAGGAGGGGATTGTTGTTGAGGATGAGGGTCTGGAGGTGGACCAGGCGTCTCATCTGTGGTGGGAGGCTCTCCAGCTTGTTGTTGCTCAGGTCGAGGTAGAGCAGGTCCGTCAGGTTGATGAAGAGCTGGGTGGGGATGGTCTCAATGCTGTGGGGACATCAGGATCTTCAGAGCTGCCTGGGACCTGTACCAGCCCTGGGTTTCCCTCAAAGAGGGACAGAGTGAAGGGGGGTGACGGATGGAGGTAGCCATGGCCTGAACCCACCTGTTGTGGCCAAGGTTGAGGACCAGCATGTTCTTGGCATTCTCCAGTTCCCGGGGACACTCCGTGAGCTGGTTGTAGCTCAGGTCCTGGGGCGAACAGGAGAGCAAAACAGGCatcaccctctgccccacacccagcAACCACCACCCAAACCCAAGGACCGAGGGGCATTTTTGGGGGCACAGCCTGCCTACAGCCACACTGGGCCTTGCTGTTCCAACTGATGCCCAGGAGCTGGATGAGCACACGGGGGCTGCAGCATCAGCCTTTAAAGGAGGCATTACCATAGGGTTATCCTGCCCACAGCCAGTTTCCCCGGCACTTGGGCACGGCGTCAGGACTGGCACTGAAATGGCACAGGAGCTCTTGCTGCAGGGAAGCCAGTTATGGCCTGGACACCCAAAAGTTGAAGGGAGCTGGGCAGTGCTCAGCAGTGCCCCGATTGACTCCCTGCACCTTTCCCCCAGATGCTCCTCAGCCCCAGCATGCTCCCGAAGGACCATGAGGGGCTACTGAGGTGCAGGAAGGGGACCCAGGAGCCTGAGCTGGCTCTTGCATTAGCTGAGGAGACTCTGCACCTACCAGCACTGAAAGGTCGTCcagctggaagatgtcatcagggaCTCCCGAGTTCTTCAGGCTGTTTGCACGAGCCACAATTGCCTTgaaaggggagaaagaggcaCAACTGCAGCCACCCGCCGGCCCTACGCCTGCTGAGCCCCCTGGAGTGGCCACAGATGGTCCCTGTGTGCCTCCAGAGCCAGGGGCTGGCCAAGAGGTGTCTGGGGACACCAGCCCTGATGCAGGAGGGACGCACGAGGGGGACACTTACCCTGAGGCAGGGCAGGCCAGAGAGCTCGCCGTGGAGcgtggtgaggctgttgtggctCACGGAGAGATGTTCCTGCAGGGAAGCCCCAGACAGTGAGCAGAgcaaggagctggggctgcgTGGGGCAGCGGTTGGGCCCCTGCACTGATGTGGGGGCTCCTCAATCCCAGGAGATTCGGGGTCTCGCAGAGACATAGGCTGAGCTCAGCCCTGACCCACATGAGCCTGATAGGATGTCCCCAGTCTCAAACTGGGGCCCCAGCGTGCCCATGCTGCCTCAGCACCCCTCGTTCCTTGGGGCAGACCTGGCTGAGAcaccccagcccctgctgcaggGTTTGGGGTGCTCTTGGGCTTTTACCGAGCTGGTTTGCGGCAGTGCCACACAGCCCCCGAGCAAAGAGACCCCAGTTCTCGGAAACGCTTCTCACTGGGTGATCTGGAAACGGGCAGATGTGTGGGGACCGGCAGGGTAAGAGGAGGACCCAGGggaaatttttgttttcctctaacaGCCCGGCTGTTACCTGCTGAGGGAAATGAGGAATTGGCagactgggggcggggggtgggggggacgagATGCCAGGTTTTAAGTCTCGCCGTGGCCCCCGAGCATCTGTCAGGACTGGCAGGAGCGCGGCTCCGAGCAGCGTGGAGGGTTTCCCCGCTCGCTGCGCCTGAGCAGGGCGCACCCGGCTCGGTGACGAGGACTTTTGGCAGCGTTTAAAGCGTCGTGTTTGGCTGACACCGATTTAACGATGTCCACAACACGCTGCAGGACACCGCCAAAGCAAAGCTTAGCCACGGACTCCACCGAGGGCCTGGCTGTGCACAAAACTCGAGCCGCCCAAAAAACAAagccaggcagctgccagctACTGCTCTTTATATCTTTTagcaaaggaagaagggaaaaaaagccccaaaatctTAATCCTCCCCATACTAAACCTTCACCCTTCCCTTCTATTAAAGGGCAGAGGATCTAAACATGGTTTTTAGTCTGGTTTTCTAGGAAAACAAGGTAAAACCGAGTACAAGTCTGCCTCAACCCCACTCCTAGCATCTCCTGCATCCAATTTCAACCACACGTCGTAGCTCAGCCCTATTATTAGACACCAGAGCCGATGAGCCATGAGGCTGGCAGGCACCAAGCTTTTGGCACCGCCACTCAGGGGCCCATCTGACCCCGCAGCCCCAGTGGGAGCCATCGagccccatcccttccctgccCAAAAAATGCTGCTCACCAACTTCTGGAGGGCGGCGAGCTCCTCGGGCAGGTAGCAGAGCCCCGTGCGGTTCAGCTTCAGCCAGCGCAGGCTGGTCATCGCCTTCACATGCTCCGGGAAGTAGCCACCctgcgaggaggaagaggaggaggagggtgagaaaACCACCTGCCCCGCGGGTTGAGGATCTGGAGACCTCAGTCTGACCCAGCCTGTGTGGTCAAAGGAAGGCTTGGGATTGCCCAATCCTATGGGAttgggatctggggggggcagCACCACTCAATCCTATGGGATTGGGAGGGGCTGGGATCTCCCAGTTCTATGGAACTGGGGGGCCAGGACTGCCCAGTCCTATGGGactgggacctggggggggggggcggtgctgggATCACCCAGTCTTATGGAACTGGGAGCTGGGAGGCCAGGATTGCCCAGTCCAATGGGACTGGGAGCTGGGTTCGCCCAGTGATACGGGACAGGGCGCTGGAGCGCTGGGATCGCTCCGTGCTACGGTACTGGGAGACCGACATCCCCGGGCTCTCTGCCGCCCCATGGGCTGGGGGGCGGCGGTGGCTCAGCCGGGGAGGCTGGGGCTTAGGGATCGCCAGGCTCTATAGTGTCGATAGGGTCAGGGACCAGGGATGCCCCTGTACAAGCACCCCCGGTCTGGggacatcccccagccccagggcactgGGCCGGGGGGAGGCGAGCTGAGCCTGCGGGGCCGAGCCGGGCCTGACAGAGCCCGGGTGGGCCGGACCAGGTCTCGCCCGGCACTCGGGGCCTGAAGCCGGGCTGTCCCTCCCTTCCCCCGCTTTTCCCCGCTTTTCCCCGCACCTTGAAGTCGTTGCCGCTGAGATCGACGCCGCGGACGAAGGGCAAGACCCCGGTGGCCGCCATGGCGGCGCTGGCGGCGGAAGGGCGGGGGGACCCGGCGGcggcccgctccgccccgccccgccaggccacgcccccttcccCTCAAGCCACGCCCCCAGCCATGACGCTCTGCCGGAGCGGGTGGGGCTGCGGAATTCGGTTCTGCTTCCGCGTGCGGGTGGGCGGtgccgccccgcgccgcgcccTCATTGGCTGGGGCCGCGCCGGGGGCTGCGGAGCGCGCCGCCGCGCGCGGGGGTGAGTGCGGGCaggggcgggaggcggcgaggaccgggaccgggaccggttCTGCCCTTGAGCAGGTCGGGGCTCGGAGGCGGCCCCCGGCGGTGCCCGCGGCCCGGCCGCCTCTCCCCGCCTCGGCAGCGCGGAGGTCTCCGTCCCGGTCCCCCTCTCCCCCGGGGGGCGCAGGCCGCGGTACCCCCCAACTCCAGCGCCGACGGGTCCCCCCCGAGGCGGCGGTGGCGACGGCAGGACCGGGCGGGTGACCTTTCTCCGGGGTGACCcttgctcctccgccgcacccaGGAGTCCCGGCAGCGGCGGGAGCCTTTTGCCTCGGAGGCGGAGGGGAGCGGCGAGGTGGGCGCCGCAGAAACCTCCggtttccccccccaaaaaaccgcCACCCTGCGGGCTCCGCCTCCCCCGGGGCGGCGGGTACCCCCGTCCAACGGGACACCCTGCTGCccctctccttctgcagggcGACCATGGCCGAGTTCGGGCGGCAGCGGGGCAAGCGGCAGGAGGACAGCGGGCTGGGCAGCGTCCTCGACCTGCTGTTGGCCAAcgccaggctggtgctgggggtcACCGGCGCGGCCGTGCTCGCCATCGCGACGCTGGCCGTCAAGCGGGTAAGGCAAGGCTGGGATGGCTGCCGCTGGGGCTCGGAGAACGGGAGCGACCGGCCATTCCGTGGGGGAGAAAGACGGGCCACAGACCTCGCTGGCTGCTCCCGAGCTGGTCCTTCGAGTCCGGCGAAAACGCTGCCGGTGCCGGCATGGTGTTGCCTGCTCCCACCCTGTGGGGACACAcacagcccccttctcccccccacccccccccccgtttgcCCAGAGCAACACCTGTCCGTTTGGGATACAGTATCCCATCCAGAAAGGCACCTTGGGCTTAATTCATATTTGGACacctgacttttttccccccacttaaaACCTGCGGGAAGAAAAGGTGCACCTTTGTGGCCCCCTGAACTGGATATTTTGGCTAGTAGAAGTCCCGCGTGGGGCTGTGTCTCCCCGTGCGCGTACCAGCGGGGCTGCTGTCCCCCCCTCAGCTCTGAGCGTCACCACAGGGAAACCGTACGGAGATAAGAATGTGTCCGTGTGggttttccttccctccagctgatCGACCGAGCCACCAGCCCTCGCGACGAAGGCGATCCCAAAGCCGAGCAGAAGACCCTGGAGGAGAGCTGGCAGGACTTGGCCTTGATCAAAGCAACGCCAAAAGCCCCTAAGAAGCAGAGAAGGGAAGACCTTAGCGAGCCTCTGCTCTCTCCGGCTCGGCCACCGGTGCCAGGTGAGGCTCTCATGGTGGCCATGGTTGGCAGGATCACCTTGGTGTGCTCCGGCTTGGCTGTGCCGCTGCTCCCCGCGGTCTGGGAGCTCCATGTTATTTTTAGCTCGGTGTCCGGAAAGCCGACCCGACTGTGCCCTCCCTCCTGGGATGCTTCCAAGCCATGGCCCCTTTTTAGGCAATGCCTGTGGTAACGGCACCTCCGATAACGTCCTGGGTGCCTCGGCCACCATGTCGTGGCGGAGTCTGTCGGGGCTTTGTTTCCTCTGGAGTGGTGGCTGCTGCGCTCGTTTTCTGGGTCAGCCCTGTCTAGAGGAAGGTGCGCTCGGGAGCTGCCGCAGACAAAGGCTGCCTTGTCCGGCTGCCTACAAATACGGCATTTTTCCAAGTGGGAAAGCAGCCCAGCTCGGTGCAGGGCAGGTCCTGAGATACTGGACCCGGAGCGGGATCATTTGCAGGACTCGGTGTCGGGGCAGGCTGGACCTGCCTGAGCAGCCTCGGTGGGGCTGAGACTCTTGGGGACCCTGGCACATGAGTcccttgcccggctgctggcgcgTAGCCTGGTTTACCCACCCCTAGCTGGGGGGTGAGACTAGGCACTGATGGATTTTGAGGTTAGTTTGGGCTCTGCCTTGGCTGAGAAGCATCAGAGGACTCGGTGGTGGTCCTCTTGGCAAGGTCAGCCTTGTGTCCAGAGAGGTGGGCTGAGAGCTGGGCACCCAGCTTGCGCCTCCCCCTTGACTGCggcaggagaagctgctgttGTAGGTTGCAGACGTTCTCCTCAGAGCTTTaacttctcccttccctctgtcCCATCTCTTTCTCACAGAGCCCAGGGTCTGCTCTGCCCCTCCAGAGACCCCTcgggtcaaatccacccctccaCGCTGCCTCACACTGCAGGAGAAGCTCCTCTCCCACTACAGCAGCCGACTGGCTGTGCCTGAGGTGCAGGTGTCCCTTGTCCCGCAGCTGGCCAGGAGCATCTGCGCCCAACTGCAGAACTTCCTACGGAGCAAGTGCCCGGAGCTGCCCTTTGGCAGCCTCTTCCTCAGCGGTCCCCTGCTTGATGGCCTTGAGGCTCTCGCAGCCGACCACATCCACCTCATGCTGCCGGTGGTCCTTGACACTATGCTCTGGAGCCTCATCCCGGGAGAGGACACAGTGGTGAGGAACCCCCAATACTGGATGATCAAGAGGACCGATCTGGAGTATTTCCCTCGTGGGTGTAGCCCCTGGGACAGGTTCATTGTGGGCCGGTACCTCTCCTCCAACGCACTCAATGAGACCCTCCACAAGATGCTGGTGGCCTCCATCAACTGGCCTGCCATAGGCAGCCTTCTGGGGAGCATCATCCACCCAGTCGTGGCCTCTCAGGAGCTGAAGCTGGAAGTCAAACACGATCAGGTTGAGCTGAGCATCATCCTCTTCCCGGTGGTGGAAATGGAGGACAAGGTTCTTCTGGCTGCTCCTCCTGAAGGACTGGTGGAAAACCTCTGGCTTGAGAGCTTTTACAGGGCAGAGGTCTCAAAAGTGAAGGAGCTGGATGCTGGTGACTCTGGGGCTCGGCAGCAGTGTCTCCGCATCCTCAACGGTGTCTGCAAGAGCCATCCCGCCCTGTACAAACTGAGCGCCGGCCCCTTGACCCACGTTGTCCTTCACCTCAGTGCCACCAGTTCGGACTGGGCAGAAGAAAGCCTTGGTGACAGATTCCAGCAGGTGCTTGAGGAGCTGGTAGGCTACCTGGAGAAAGGAGTTCTGCCTTCCTATTTCAACCACAAAATCAACCTCTTCTGTGAGCTGTCGGAAGATGAAATCGATGAGATGGGCTTCATGCTCTACAGGGCCATCTCTGAGCCggagctcctgctgaaggagaaaTGACCAGTGGGTTGGGAGCTCCTGAACATAGGGTGTTCCTCACCCATCTGCTGCTCCCAGCTGTGAGGGTTGCGATGCTTCTAGTTGACTAGCCAGTAAGAGGCGAAGTTCTTGCACtttatgagaaaaataatatttcctgTCTGAATAAAACGTGCCTgagcagaggtgggtgttggtgtAAGGAGCCTTTGGCTGGGAGGCTCTGCCGAACCCGGGGCAAATATAGCCCACACCTCCAGTACCTACAGGTGAGTCCCGTCCGCTGGGCATTGGGAGCCAATGTCAAGCATGTTTGGTCTCTGGTTCCCAGTGTCCTCTGCCTGTCACAGCCTGCTGTCACAGCTCTTGGGCTCCCCTCACACTCCAACACCAACtggagctggaggggagcagTTCCTCGCTGCTGCTGTGTCCTGCAGACCCCATGGGGCGCAGTGTCCCCTTGGTCTTACTGTGCCATGCCCTCAGTCAGCTTTTGGGACAGGCTGGGAGCCTCATCCCTCCGCTGGATATTGCCCGAGCGATGACCCGGGGGGTTGTCTGGGCACTTGAAGGTACAGCCATAGCAAACAGGGCTTTGGGTTTATTCTTCGGAAACCCTTTCAGCCGCCAAAAGGGGGGAGCCCAGCCCCATCTCCTCGTCCTGCCAGTATCGGCTCTGCCCCGAGGAAGGGGCCCTTGTCCCACACAGTGTTTTGCTGGAAGATGTCCTGGAAAAGGCGGTGGCAGGAAGAGAGCTGCTGACTCCTGGGAGGCTCCTGGTACTGGTCCCTTGGtggaggctgcagcagggctgtgagTCCCCTTCCAGTCTGTCCAGTGACCTCACCTATGTATTGCTGCTCTTTTGGGGTCCCGTTTCCCCAGAGCCCCGTGGTACAGGGCAGGAGGGTAGGACGGGAGTGATGTTCTGAGCAGAGCGCTTGCAGAAACTGAAGTGGTTTATGCTTTTTATTAAGAAggtatgttttgtttttgttttgttttctttttttctttgagtggCTGCTAGTAGGCTTTGGTTCTGGCCGTAGTCCCAGAGCAAAGTAATATATTCTTATATTTCATGGGAAGAGCTGTTTATTTGCACACTGGTGGAGATGGAGAAATCCTGTGGACTTCAATGTGAGCAGCTGTTGTGGTTTAGTTTTATTTACAGCTATCATCTTGTTtatgggagggggaaaaaaaaaaaaccccaaacctgtgctTTTCCTCCCAGTCTGAAGATTACTTAAGTTTGTTCCTCCAACCCGCTTCCCAGGTGTCAGCGATGAGAATAAACCTTCCCTGTGtacactggttctcctgtgtcaGCTCTGTGTTGCCTCCTTTCCGGTGATAAGGGCTGAAGCTGTCCTCCAGCTGCGGTGGCTGGTCCGAGAACTGCCCAGCAGCCTCCTCCCCTGCACGGAGAGAGCTTGGCGGTGGTCAGACCCCATCCTGCAAGccctttctcctgctcttccaAACCCCCGTGCCTGCAGAGTGAGCTGTCCGGACACTGAGCTTGTGCCAGTTTACCCAGTGGCTCAGCTGCCTGAACGCTGGCCAGGGTTAGACCAGTAAAGCTGGTAACGGCTGATGCCACCAGCAACGCTTCACCTGCAGCCTCTGTGCTACACCGATGCTTTCTGCTGCCGTTGCCGTTCAGAAGCTGCTGCCCGGGCTTCTCCCGTGCTTTTGCCAGCTCAGTGGTTGCATTACAAAGCCTCATAATCCAGTTATTTTAGCCGGCAGGTCAGTATTTTTAGGCCACAGCTGTTAATCGTGGGAGTGAGTGGGACAGGGAAAAGCAACCTGAGTTCTCCTGACCTTACTCTGTAGATTTAGGCCCGACAGCGATGGATGGCTGCAGTTAAAGGCTCTCTTCTCTCTCGTGCAGACCTCAAAGCGAAGCTGTGCTGCTGGGATCTCCTCTGCTTCGAGCTAGACTGTAGAAAGTGCttccgcctcccgcccgccctgCTCCGTGTGCTCCGTGTCACCTCAGTACTGACCCCCATGTCCCAAAGGAGCAGGGTCCTGAGCAGCATCGGGGGccttgggggggaaaaagggaatgCTGTCCTCTGGCAGGAGAGGACACCGGAGTCTTGCGGATCTACTTGCTTTGATGTACAGAGGAAGCCCCAGCAGACAGGGAGGAGGTAGCCTGGCTTCCCAGGGAGCTCAGTCTAAACGAAGTGCAGGAAAACAACCTTCCTTCTGTTCAGGCagctgtccgtctgtctgtccctgGGCAGCAACACCACAGCAGATGCAGCTGGTGA from Numenius arquata chromosome 14, bNumArq3.hap1.1, whole genome shotgun sequence encodes the following:
- the MIEF2 gene encoding mitochondrial dynamics protein MID49, yielding MAEFGRQRGKRQEDSGLGSVLDLLLANARLVLGVTGAAVLAIATLAVKRLIDRATSPRDEGDPKAEQKTLEESWQDLALIKATPKAPKKQRREDLSEPLLSPARPPVPEPRVCSAPPETPRVKSTPPRCLTLQEKLLSHYSSRLAVPEVQVSLVPQLARSICAQLQNFLRSKCPELPFGSLFLSGPLLDGLEALAADHIHLMLPVVLDTMLWSLIPGEDTVVRNPQYWMIKRTDLEYFPRGCSPWDRFIVGRYLSSNALNETLHKMLVASINWPAIGSLLGSIIHPVVASQELKLEVKHDQVELSIILFPVVEMEDKVLLAAPPEGLVENLWLESFYRAEVSKVKELDAGDSGARQQCLRILNGVCKSHPALYKLSAGPLTHVVLHLSATSSDWAEESLGDRFQQVLEELVGYLEKGVLPSYFNHKINLFCELSEDEIDEMGFMLYRAISEPELLLKEK